The Streptomyces sp. R28 region GAGCGGGCCCGGGTCGAGCAGGAACGCCTGTGCGCGCTCTTCGGCATGGTGACCGTGGGGGATCCGGGGCGGATGGGCGGGAGCTCGTCGGCACTGGGCGCGTTCAAGGCGGCGCTGCATCTGCGGGGGGTCATCGACTGCGCGGCGACGGCGGAGCCTCAGGTGCCGTTGTCGGCGGAGGAGGTGGAGCGGGTGGGGAAGTTTCTGGCGGGGGCGGGGTTGCTGTAGGCGGTTTTCCGCCCCCGCCGCCCCTACCCGTCCCGTCCCTGGGGGCTGCCGCCCCCAGACCCCCGCTTCGGCCCTGAACGGGCCTCGTCCTCAAACGCCGGACGGGCTGGGTAAGTCAGCCCCTCCGGCGTTTGAGGAGCGGGGGTCCAGGGGGCGGAGCCCCCTGGCGGGGTCGAAGGGGCAGCGCCCCTTCAGGATGGGACGGGTAGGGGCGGCGGGGGCGAGGAACTAGGTCAGGTCAGTCGTCGGCAGGCGGCGGAACTCGATCGTCTCGTACGGACCGGACTTCCCCGTCTCGTACAGGATCCCCACCGCCCGCCGCCCGAGCGGCACCAGGTCGGAGTACGCCGCCCGCTGCTGAGACAGCGTCAGCGCCTTCGTGAAGGTCGCCCCTCCGTCCGTACTGCGCCACACCGCCATCGACTGACGGGCGGTCGGGACGGACGGGCCGGAGAACACCAACGGGGCTCCGGAGCCGGGGAGTTGGAGGACGCTGCCCTCCACCACCGGGACGTCGTTCAGCGTCGGCTGGACGGCGTACGGCCGGTCCAGACTCTCCCCGCCGTCGCCCGAGTGACTGTCGAGCCGGTTGCCCGCGCTCGTGCCGAGCTGGTCGCGGGAGTTGAAGTACACCCTGCCGTCGGGGAGTTCGGCGGCCGTGGACTCGTTGGCGTTGCTGACGCCGTCGTACGAGTCGTCCACGAAGCCCAGCTGCCACGTACGCCCGCCGTCGTCGCTGTAGATGGCGTGGGCGCCGTAGTACTTCGGCTCCTGCCCGGTGTCGGCGGACCCGGGCGCGGGGGCCACCGAGTGGTTCGACGGGACCACCAGCCGTCCCGCGTACGGGCCCCGCCGGAGCGCGACCGCGTGGCCCGGGCCCGTCGCGTACCAGCGCCAGTTCGGCGGCTTCACCTGCGTCGTGATGTCGCGCGGGGCCGTGAAGTGGCGGCCGTCGTCCAGGCTCCGCTGGACGAACACCCGGCGGCTCTCCGCCGGAGTCGCCTCGCCCCGCATGATCTGCGCCTCCGTCACATCACCGCTGTTGTAGGAGGTGACCAGCACGATCGCACCGGTGAGCGGATCCAGCACCGGGGCAGGGTTGCCCCGGGTGTCCCCGTCCCCGGGGGAGACCACCGCCGGCGGACCCCAGGTGCAGCCGCCGTCGGTGGAGCGTCTGAGGATGACATCGATGTCGCCGGTGTCGCCCACACCGTCGTGCCGGCCCTCGGCGAAGGCCAGCACCGTGCCCCGCCGGGTCGTGATCGTCGCCGGAATGCGGTACGTGTCGTAGCCGCCCTCGCCCGAGACGTACGGGACGGAGGACGTGCAGCCGGGGTCCGCCGAGGCGTTGCCGGCGGTGGCGAGAGAGATGGTCAGGAGTACTGCGGTGACCAAGGGGACGAGGGGAACAAGGGGGACCAGGAAGGTACGACTGGAGGTGCGGCTCAGGAGGGTCATCGAGCTCCCTTGACGGGGTGTCAGACATTGGCCTGTCCGTCACAGGCTTCCCGGAGTCACCATCCCCGACTCGTACGCCACGATGACCAACTGCGCCCGGTCCCGCGCGCCCAGCTTCCCCATGATGCGGCTGACGTGGGTCTTCGCCGTGAGCGGGCTGAGCCCCAACGCCGCTGCCACTTCCGTGTTGTTGAGGCCCCGCGCGACCAGCGCCAGCACCTCGCGCTCACGCTCGGACAGGCATTCGGGCCCGGCCGCCGTGGGTGCGGAGGGACTGCGCAGGAACCGCTCGATCAGCCGTGCCGTCGGCCCCGGCGACAGCAGGGAGTCGCCCGCCGCCACCGTGCGGATGGCGTCGAGGAGTTCGGCCGGGCGGGTGTCCTTGACGAGGAATCCGGAGGCACCGGCACGCAGCGCGTCCACGATGTTCTCGTCGGTGTCGTAGGTGGTGAGGACCAGCACCCGCACCCCGGCGAGGTCCTCGTCGGCCGCGATCGCGCGGGTCGCCTCGATGCCGTCGAGGTCGGGCATGCGGATGTCCATCAGGACGAGGTCGGCGCGTGAGCTCCGGGCCAGTTCCGCGGCCTCCCGGCCGGTGGCCGCCTGGCCGACGACCTCCATGTCCGGGGCCGACTCGACCAGCATGGCGAATGCCTCCCGCACGAGCGTCTGGTCGTCCGCGAGCAGAACGCGGATCATCGCTCCCCTCCCCGGTCGCTCCCGATCGGCAGCACGGCACTCACCTCGAAGCCCCCCTCCTCGCGCGGTCCGGCGTCGAGTGTGCCACCCACGCTGCGGGCGCGCTCGCGCATGCCGACGAGGCCGTGGCCGGGGTTCCGCGGGCCGGTGGCGGGGCACTGGCCGTCGTCCGTGACGGACACGCGCAGGGCGCCCTGCTCCTCGTACAGCTCGACCCGTACGGCCGGTCCGGGCCCCGCGTGCCGGACCACGTTCGTCAGCGCCTCCTGCACGATCCGGTACACGGCCGCCCCCACCGCGGGCGGCGCCTCGCGCACCCCTACCTCCGACTCGACCCGCGCCCCCGCCAGCCGCGCCGCCTCCACCAGGTCCGGCACCCCGTCGAGTCCGGGCAGCGGGCCGCGTGCGTCGCCCGCCGCGCCCTGGTCGCGCAGCACGTCCAGCGTCGTGCGGACCTCACCGCGGGCCGTACGGCAGGTCTCGGCGATGTCGTCGAGCGACTTCGCGATCGTCTCGCGGTCCAGCCGCTCGGGGTCGGCGGCCAGGACGTGCGCGGCTACGGAGGTCTGCACGCCGATGAGCGTGATGCTGTGGGCCAGCAGGTCGTGCAGGTCGCGGGCGATCCGCAGGCGCTCCTCCGCGACCCGGCGGCGGGCCTCCTCCTCGCGGGTGCGCTCCGCGCGTTCGGCGCGTTCGACGATGGCGGCGACGTACTGGCGGTAGTAGCGGACGTCGATGCCGCAGAAGAGGAACGCGAAGACCCAGCCGGAGATGCGCAGGAGCTCCATCGTCCCGTCGGGATTGGTGAGGGCGTTGAGGATCAGTGTCACGCCGAGGACGGCGGCGCCGGTGAGCAGCGTGCGGCGCACCGTGCCGGTCGCCGCGACCGTGTACAGCACGACCATGGTCGCGAAGATGGGCGCGGCGTGGTTGTTCTCCAGGGCGTGGTACGGGGCGACGCAGGCCACCACCACGAGCAGGGCCGGCAGCGGACGGCTGCGCCGCCACACGAGCGGCACGTGGGCCGTGAGCAGCAGGGTCCAGCCCAGCGCGTCGGGCCGCATCCCCTTGTCGCCGAGGAGGGCCGTGACGGTGGCGAGGACGGCCCATGCCACGGCCAGCAGGGCGTCGTTGCGCGTGCGGTGCGGGGCGGTCAGGGGGTCGCGGTTGATCGCGGCCATGACCCGCTCGCCGACGCGGGGTCCTGGCGCTGTGGTGGTTGCCTGCACGGAGTTCATCTTCCGGGACGGGGGCGCCCCTCCGGGAGGGAGGGGCGCCGGTCGGTCAGGAGACGGAGACGGCCACGGGCTCCGGTTCCTTCGGCGGTACGGGCGGTCGGGGCCCGTCGGGTTGGCGGGAGAGCCGGCCCGGCCACCACACCCTGCGCCCCAGCGCCACGCTCGCGCTGGTCACCAGGTAGGTGCGGACCAGGAAGGTGTCCAGCAGCACGCCGACCGCGATCACGAAGCCCAGCTCGACGAGTGGGACGAGCGGCATGTTGGTGAGCACCGCGAAGGTGGCGGCGAGGACGAGCCCGGCGGAGGCGATGACGCCGCCCGTCGTGCGTAGCGCGGTGAGCGCGGCCGACGCCGGTTCGGCGCCCTTCAGGGACTCCTCGCGCATCCGGTGCATCAGGAAGATGCCGTAGTCGACGCCGAGCGCCACCAGGAACACGAAGGAGAGCAGCCCCAGCCCCGGATCCGTGCCCTCGAAGCCGAAGACCGGCCCGAAGACGAGTCCGCCGACGCCGAGCGCCGCGCCCCACACGGCGACCACGGCCGCCACCAGGATCAGCGGGGCGACGAGCGAGCGCAGCAGGGCGGCGAGGATCAGCAGCACGGACAGCAGCACGATCGGCACGACGACCAGGCGGTCCCGGGCGTTGGTGTCCTTCAGGTCGATCTGCTCGGCGCTCGGCCCGCCGACGTAGGAGCCGTCGAGCCGCTCGCGCAGGGCCTCGATGGTGGCGCTCTCCCCGGCGGACTGGGGCGGTGCGGTGGCGAGGACGGAGATCTCGGTCCAGCCGTCCCCGGTCCGGCCTTCCCGCGCGCTGTCGACGCCCCGGGTGCCGCGGATCGAGGCGAGCGTCTCGTCGGCGCGGCCTTGCGGCGTGATGACGGCGATGGGCTGGGTGCCGCGCTCGGGGTAGGCCTTGGCGAGCGTCTCCATGGCGGCGACCGCGTCGGGCTTGCTGGTGAAGGAGTCCTCCTGCTTGAGACTGCCGGGCAGGCCGAGGGCGCCGAGAGCCAGCGCGCCGAGCAGGACGGCACCGCCCGCGAGGACGGTCAGCGGACGGCGTCCGGCGGAGCCGCCCATCGCGGTGAACAGGGACCGGCGAGCCTTGGGCGTGCTGCCGTGGCGCGGCACGAGCGGCCAGAACACGCGCCGCCCGAGCAGGACGAGGATCGCGGGCAGCAGCGTCAGCATCGCGAAGAGCGCGCACAGCACGCCCACGGTGCCGAGCGGGCCCATGCCCCGGCTGGAGTTGAGGTCGGCGGCCAGCAGGCACAGCAGCCCGGCGGCGACGGTGCCGGAGGAGGCGAGCACGGCGGGCCCGCAGCCCTTGAGCGCGGCGACCATGGCGTCGTACGGCCGCTCGATACGCCGTAGCTCCTCCCGGTACCGGGAGACGAGCAGCAGGGCGTAGTCGGTCCCCGCCCCGAACACGAGGATCGTCATGATCCCGGAGCTCTGGCCGGACACGGAGGTGCCGAATTGCTGGTTGAGGCCGTAGGCGACGCCCATCGACAGGTAGTCGGCGATGCCCGCGACGGCGAGCGGCACGAGCCACAGGAAGGGGCTGCGGTAGATGAGGATCAGCAGCAGTGCCACTACCCCGGCCGTGGTGTACAGCAGCGGTCCGTCGAGCGAGTTGTAGACCTCGCTCGCGTCGGTGGCGAGCGCGCCCTCGCCGCCGACGTCGACGCTGAGCCCGTCGCCGCCCTCGGCCACGTCCCGGACGTCGCCCACGAGGGCGTCGCGCTTGTCCTCGTCCTGGCCGGGCTCGGTGCTGGCCACCGGGTACATCAGGGTGGTGCCGTCCTTCGACGGGACGCCCCGCGGTTCGCCGGTCAGCTCGTGCCTGCCGGCGATCCGGCCGATCTGCTCGGCCGCCGTCGCCCTGTCGGCGGCGGTCAGCCCGCCGTCCCGGTGATAGACGACGACCATCTCGGTGGCCTCGCCCCCGGGCAACCGGTCCTGGATCTTGGCCACTTGCGTGGAGTCGGCGCTCGCCGGCAGATAGTCGACGGCCCGGTCGCGCTGGACGTCCGCCAGCTTCGACGCGAAGGGCGACGCGATCGCGAGCACCGCGATCCACAGCCCGAGCACGAGCCATGGCACGGCTCGCCGTCGCCGCGTACTTGTCCTTACGGCCCCCATGAGACGGGCCCCCCTCCGGATCGGGTGTCTGGGTCGTCTCCAGACTCCCGGCGCTCAGGGGCCGGATCGTCGGGCGAGAGGGCGAGTTCGGGGATACCGCCGGGGGCGGCGGAACGACGGGACTACTCCCCCGGGAGTACTGCTCCTGAGTATCCGTGCTCAGGCCCCTGCCCCGCTTTCGGGGAAAGCTGGCAGCCGTGATCGACCCCGACACGCAAGGGCCCTCCGGCCTCCCACAGTTCCGCGGCGCCAACGTGCCGCCCCCGCGCACCGAACGCCGGTGGCTGCCCGTCGCCGGGGACATCGCCCTGGCCGTCGGGCTGCTCGTCCTCGACGCCCTCGGGGCCGTCGCGGCCCTGCTGCTCGGCATCGACGTCAGCGGCGACTGGAAGCCGTTCGACCCGGGCGCGGACAACTCCGACGTCACCTTCACGTTCGACTGGCTCTACGTGGGCGTCGTCGGCGGCCTGGTGCTGCTGAGCGCCGCGCTGCTGTACCGGCTCCGCGCCGTCGTCAGTGCCTGTCTGCAGGTGCTCGCCGGCGCCGCCGTACTGGTCATCGCCGTGAGCGGCACACGGTTCGACGCGGACCGCGCCGCCCGGGCCTACGACGGTGTGCGTGCCGCCGCTGCCAGCAGCCGGGTCACGTCCTCGCCGCAGATGGTGAGGGCGGCGCCGACCGTCGCGAGGACATCTCGCTCGGCGGGCGTGTAGGGACCGTCGGCCAGCGCGATCCGCGCCCCCTGGAGCAGGATCGATTCCCGCCCGGCCGGTGCGAGGTGCGGGGCCAGCGGGTCCAGCGCCTCGTGGAGCTCTATGGCCAGTCCGGCACCGCAGGGCTCGGAGAAGACCCGTCCGGTGTCCGCCGCCAGCGCCTCGACCAGGGCGCCCAGCTGTTCCTCCGTGCAGTCGTCGAACCCGGCCGCGCGCACCGTGGCCGCAGCGGCCTCCAGGGCCGGTCGGGCGCAGGTGCCGCCCGCGGCCAGCACCGCGAGGGCGACGGTGTGGACGGCGTCGCGGAGCATCGCGGAGAAGCGGGTGGTGGTCGGGTGGTCCAGGACGTCGGTGCCGAAGTGGTGGCGGCAGGCCGCGCACTCCACGACGGGGCCGGTCTCGCCGCGCGGCAGGACGGGCACGCCGAGGAAGGTGAAGCGGCGATGCCCGCTCAGCCGCTGGTAGTTGCGGTCGCCCCCGCACCCTGGGCAGAAGAACTCGCCGTCACCGACGGCCGACCACGCGGTGCGGGTGCCCAGGATGCGCGCAAGCCTGGCGGCACGGCCGTCTTGTCCCAGTCCTGGCAGCACGTCGCACCTCCGTAACGCCGCGGCAACATCGCCGCGCTTGCGTGATGTTAGCCACATCACGGACGTGGAGTCAGCACCCTGGACGAGACCTTTCCGTGACCTGCACACCCCAATGGCCGGAAACAGACGGGCCCCGCCCACCAAGAATGGCAGGCGGGGCCTCTCCTACGGCGAGAGTGAACCGTCAGCGGGCCGCCCGGTTGACGGCGGAGACAACCGCCTTCAGCGACGCACGCGTCGTGTTCGCATCGATCCCGATCCCCCACAGGACCTTGCCGTCGATCGCGCACTCGATGTACGACGCGGCCTGCGCGGACGCGCCCTCGCTCATCGTGTGCTCCTGGTAGTCCAGCAGCCGTACGTCGATCCCGATGGACTGCAGCGCGTCGAAGAAGGCAGAGATCGGACCGTTGCCGGAGCCGGTCAGGACGGTGTCCTGGCCGTCGACCGTGGCCTCCACCTTCAGCGTGTCCACGCCGTCGGTGTCGGTGGTCGACTGGTTGTTCTTGACCTGGATCCGACCCCACGGGTTCTCCGGGTTCGGCAGGTACTCGTCCTGGAAGACCGACCAGATGGCGCTGCCGGTGACCTCGCCGCCCTCGGCGTCCGTCTTCGCCTGGATGAGCTTGGAGAACTCGATCTGCATCCGGCGCGGCAGGTCCAGCTTGTGGTCGTTCTTCAGGACGTACGCGATACCGCCCTTGCCGGACTGCGAGTTGACGCGGATGACCGCCTCGTAGGAACGGCCGACGTCCTTGGGGTCGATGGGCAGGTACGGCACGGCCCACTCGATGTCGTCCACCGTCACGCCCTTGGCGGCCGCGTCGGCCTCCATCGCGTCGAAGCCCTTCTTGATGGCGTCCTGGTGGGAGCCGGAGAAGGACGTGTAGACCAGGTCGCCCACGTACGGGTGGCGCGGGTGGACCTCCATCTGGTTGCAGTACTCCCACGTACGACGGATCTCGTCGATGTCGGAGAAGTCGATCTGCGGGTCGACGCCCTGCGAGAACAGGTTCATGCCCAGGGTGACCAGGTCGACGTTGCCGGTGCGCTCGCCCT contains the following coding sequences:
- a CDS encoding exo-alpha-sialidase, yielding MTLLSRTSSRTFLVPLVPLVPLVTAVLLTISLATAGNASADPGCTSSVPYVSGEGGYDTYRIPATITTRRGTVLAFAEGRHDGVGDTGDIDVILRRSTDGGCTWGPPAVVSPGDGDTRGNPAPVLDPLTGAIVLVTSYNSGDVTEAQIMRGEATPAESRRVFVQRSLDDGRHFTAPRDITTQVKPPNWRWYATGPGHAVALRRGPYAGRLVVPSNHSVAPAPGSADTGQEPKYYGAHAIYSDDGGRTWQLGFVDDSYDGVSNANESTAAELPDGRVYFNSRDQLGTSAGNRLDSHSGDGGESLDRPYAVQPTLNDVPVVEGSVLQLPGSGAPLVFSGPSVPTARQSMAVWRSTDGGATFTKALTLSQQRAAYSDLVPLGRRAVGILYETGKSGPYETIEFRRLPTTDLT
- a CDS encoding response regulator, translated to MIRVLLADDQTLVREAFAMLVESAPDMEVVGQAATGREAAELARSSRADLVLMDIRMPDLDGIEATRAIAADEDLAGVRVLVLTTYDTDENIVDALRAGASGFLVKDTRPAELLDAIRTVAAGDSLLSPGPTARLIERFLRSPSAPTAAGPECLSEREREVLALVARGLNNTEVAAALGLSPLTAKTHVSRIMGKLGARDRAQLVIVAYESGMVTPGSL
- a CDS encoding sensor histidine kinase, with the protein product MNSVQATTTAPGPRVGERVMAAINRDPLTAPHRTRNDALLAVAWAVLATVTALLGDKGMRPDALGWTLLLTAHVPLVWRRSRPLPALLVVVACVAPYHALENNHAAPIFATMVVLYTVAATGTVRRTLLTGAAVLGVTLILNALTNPDGTMELLRISGWVFAFLFCGIDVRYYRQYVAAIVERAERAERTREEEARRRVAEERLRIARDLHDLLAHSITLIGVQTSVAAHVLAADPERLDRETIAKSLDDIAETCRTARGEVRTTLDVLRDQGAAGDARGPLPGLDGVPDLVEAARLAGARVESEVGVREAPPAVGAAVYRIVQEALTNVVRHAGPGPAVRVELYEEQGALRVSVTDDGQCPATGPRNPGHGLVGMRERARSVGGTLDAGPREEGGFEVSAVLPIGSDRGGER
- a CDS encoding MMPL family transporter, with protein sequence MGAVRTSTRRRRAVPWLVLGLWIAVLAIASPFASKLADVQRDRAVDYLPASADSTQVAKIQDRLPGGEATEMVVVYHRDGGLTAADRATAAEQIGRIAGRHELTGEPRGVPSKDGTTLMYPVASTEPGQDEDKRDALVGDVRDVAEGGDGLSVDVGGEGALATDASEVYNSLDGPLLYTTAGVVALLLILIYRSPFLWLVPLAVAGIADYLSMGVAYGLNQQFGTSVSGQSSGIMTILVFGAGTDYALLLVSRYREELRRIERPYDAMVAALKGCGPAVLASSGTVAAGLLCLLAADLNSSRGMGPLGTVGVLCALFAMLTLLPAILVLLGRRVFWPLVPRHGSTPKARRSLFTAMGGSAGRRPLTVLAGGAVLLGALALGALGLPGSLKQEDSFTSKPDAVAAMETLAKAYPERGTQPIAVITPQGRADETLASIRGTRGVDSAREGRTGDGWTEISVLATAPPQSAGESATIEALRERLDGSYVGGPSAEQIDLKDTNARDRLVVVPIVLLSVLLILAALLRSLVAPLILVAAVVAVWGAALGVGGLVFGPVFGFEGTDPGLGLLSFVFLVALGVDYGIFLMHRMREESLKGAEPASAALTALRTTGGVIASAGLVLAATFAVLTNMPLVPLVELGFVIAVGVLLDTFLVRTYLVTSASVALGRRVWWPGRLSRQPDGPRPPVPPKEPEPVAVSVS
- a CDS encoding DUF6234 family protein, translating into MIDPDTQGPSGLPQFRGANVPPPRTERRWLPVAGDIALAVGLLVLDALGAVAALLLGIDVSGDWKPFDPGADNSDVTFTFDWLYVGVVGGLVLLSAALLYRLRAVVSACLQVLAGAAVLVIAVSGTRFDADRAARAYDGVRAAAASSRVTSSPQMVRAAPTVARTSRSAGV
- a CDS encoding TerB family tellurite resistance protein; the protein is MLPGLGQDGRAARLARILGTRTAWSAVGDGEFFCPGCGGDRNYQRLSGHRRFTFLGVPVLPRGETGPVVECAACRHHFGTDVLDHPTTTRFSAMLRDAVHTVALAVLAAGGTCARPALEAAAATVRAAGFDDCTEEQLGALVEALAADTGRVFSEPCGAGLAIELHEALDPLAPHLAPAGRESILLQGARIALADGPYTPAERDVLATVGAALTICGEDVTRLLAAAARTPS
- the leuA gene encoding 2-isopropylmalate synthase, encoding MANRQQPSHMPIHKYGQYEQVDIPDRTWPDNRITVAPRWLSTDLRDGNQALIDPMSPERKRRMFDQLVKMGYKEIEVGFPASGQTDFDFVRSIIEEPGAIPDDVTISVLTQAREDLIERTVESLKGAKRATVHLYNATAPVFRRVVFRGSKDDIKQIAVDGTRLVMEYAEKLLGPETEFGYQYSPEIFTDTELDFALEVCEAVMDVYQPGPGREIILNLPATVERSTPSTHADRFEWMSRNISRREHVVISIHPHNDRGTAVAAAELALMAGADRVEGCLFGQGERTGNVDLVTLGMNLFSQGVDPQIDFSDIDEIRRTWEYCNQMEVHPRHPYVGDLVYTSFSGSHQDAIKKGFDAMEADAAAKGVTVDDIEWAVPYLPIDPKDVGRSYEAVIRVNSQSGKGGIAYVLKNDHKLDLPRRMQIEFSKLIQAKTDAEGGEVTGSAIWSVFQDEYLPNPENPWGRIQVKNNQSTTDTDGVDTLKVEATVDGQDTVLTGSGNGPISAFFDALQSIGIDVRLLDYQEHTMSEGASAQAASYIECAIDGKVLWGIGIDANTTRASLKAVVSAVNRAAR